The stretch of DNA GCACCGTACCGCTGAGCTGCAGCATAGCGATGAGCTTGAACAGAAAGGCGGTGGCAGGCTTGCCCGCCTCCACCAATTCGAAATGGTCATCGCGGCGGAACAGGTGGCCATGGGCAGCGATGCAGCCGATATCGAGCACGCCCTCGTCAAGATTGGCGGCCAGGGCTTTGCGTAGCGGTTCGCCGAGCGGCGGCGACCACTCGCTCTCAAAGCTCAATATGCCGCCAAGAACACGTATTGGCGACTTGGGAGCATACGTGCCACCTGCATGCGGGATCGGCAGGCTTGTGCGATCCAGCCTACGCACGCTGGCGACCTTTTCTTGCGCATAGGCGATCATGCCCGCATCAAGGGTCTGCTTGGCCTCGAAGACCGCATAGATACTCTCGGCGGGCACTACCGTCTGTCCCTCGATCTTGAAGATGAACGGCGTGTACTGCCGATCGAACACCACAAGGTCGATCTGTTGGCTGAAATTTCCATGGCTATCCACGACGAAGGCCTTAGCGACCTGATAGCGTTGCGGGAGGTAGGTCCCGAGCAGATCCAGCCAAACATTCTCGCTACCATCTCCCTTGGTGCCGGGATGGGCGAGAGTTGCCCGTACCGAACGCAGGCGGTGCTGGATATCCTCGTGTAGCGTGGCGAGGATCGTCGAGAGGGACCAGTCGCTCATGACAGCGGAAACTTCGGACCGAACAGCGCGCGCCACGCCTTGAGCGCCTCGCCATTCCGCCCACGCCGGCATG from Novosphingobium sp. CECT 9465 encodes:
- a CDS encoding DUF6602 domain-containing protein, with translation MSDWSLSTILATLHEDIQHRLRSVRATLAHPGTKGDGSENVWLDLLGTYLPQRYQVAKAFVVDSHGNFSQQIDLVVFDRQYTPFIFKIEGQTVVPAESIYAVFEAKQTLDAGMIAYAQEKVASVRRLDRTSLPIPHAGGTYAPKSPIRVLGGILSFESEWSPPLGEPLRKALAANLDEGVLDIGCIAAHGHLFRRDDHFELVEAGKPATAFLFKLIAMLQLSGTVPMIDIEAYARWLAE